Below is a genomic region from Criblamydia sequanensis CRIB-18.
GACAGGCTGTGATACTTTTTCAATAACTTTTAATTCAGTGTCTTTTGAAGAATTAGTTCCGCCCCCGTTTCTATTTCGGCGTTTATGCTTTCTCCCATTTGATGTCCCTTCTGCTCCTGCCGTACTCTTGTTAGGCGTTTGCGGTATAGGGGGCATGTAGCTGCCAAGTGTATTTGGTGGTAAGGTAGCTCCAACTGCTGTACTGTCTGGTGAACCCATTTTTCCTCCTAGGTTAAAAAAACAATTTAAAAAGTCAAGCTTGAAACACATTGGTTCTTGATATCGTTGTTAAATTTTATGGTTCTTAAACCTCCAAATCGAAAGCTACTTAATGGAAATTTAAGAAATCCGATCGTTCTTACTTACTTTGGCTTCAGGTATTATTGGTCTAAGTGTTTGCCAAAAAAATTAGAAACCTATTTATATCTATATAATGGCAAAAACTACGCTTTTCAGGGCTTTAAACAAGTACTTAAAATGGTTGTTTTAAATTGAGTATGAAGTTTGTTGTAACCGAAGAGATCATTTAATTTAAGCAGAAAAATTTTTTGTCTTGTAAAACAATAATTTAAAAATGAGGTGTTTTTCATTACAAGCGCCTTCGTTTCAAAACTTTGCCAGTGTTGAAATTTAGCAAGCCTTACCACTATTCTTAAACAAGTTATAAGAGTTGGCTATTTAGTCTGATTTAAGGGTTTTGAAGGCCAACGGGTTTTATTTCGAAAGTAAGTCATTACAAGCATAAATAAACTTAAAATAGCCATCATCCCGGCAGGAAAAAATTGAAATGAATGGCTATATCGATAGCAGAAAAATAAAAAAAGAAAGGAAGCTATGACTACAAGTCCCTTTAAAGCGACAGGACGATTTTTCCAATAGAAAAGAGATAAGGCAAAGATAAAGAAACTAAAGAGCGTTCCGGAGATAAGCGAAGGCATGCTATTTTTTAAAATATAACCAATGAGCCCTCCTGTCAAAATGAGAGCGCCATAACTTAAGAAAAGTACTAGAAGGGGTCTATCGCATAGGTTGTCTTTCATACATTACCTCTAAAAACATTCATAAAAAAAAGACGCATTTCACTCCAAGATCGCTTGTCGACCTCAGGATTATAAAGCATGCCATTTTCAGGGTCATGAGCATCAGGATTTGTGAAAGAATGTGCGGTCCCGCCGTAGATAATAAGCTGCCAATCAATATGGAGCTTTCTAAATTCATTCTTAAGGTTAAGAAGGTCTTCTTCTGTGACTAAGGGGTCTTCATCCCCATGGAGAATTAGAGCGGACGCTTTAATGTTTTCTGCATTTGGAATTGGGGTAGCCGCAAGATCGGCTAAATGATACCCTAAGACGCCATGAAAGCTAACGACGCCTTTAACAGGAGAGCCGCTTCTAAGCAATTCTAGAACGGTTAATCCGCCAAAACAATAGCCAATTGCGCCAATGAGATCAGGGTCCACAAAAGGAGATTTTTTTAAAGCCTCAAAGCTGCCTTGAATTCTTTCCCTCAATAATTTCCTATCTACAAATAGGGGAGAAATGAAATTGAAGGCTTCTTTTTCATCTGCTGCAGATTTCCCGTTTCCAAAAACATCCGCGACAAAAGCGGTGTAGCCAAGTTTAGCGACTTGCCTAGCTTTATTTATAGCAAACGAGTCCATTCCCTTCCATGTGGGAACGATAAGAATTGCAGGAGGTTTTTTTGCCAGACCTTCATGAGTTATTAAAAAACCCTTGAAGGATTGGTTACCGACAGTGTATTCCAGGTTTGATTCTTGCATAAGTTAACCTTAAAGAATAAAAAGTAAGAAGGTAACTTATGTGTTTATTTCGAGAAAGTCTTTTTTTTTAATGGGCTTCTTTCGAAAGCCGTTAGGGATTTCGAAACAAGTCTAAAACACACTTCTTTCGAAAGCCGTTAGGGATTTCGAAACAAGTCTAAAACACACTTCTTTCGAAAGCCGTTAGGGATTTCGAAACAAGTCTAAAACACACTTCTTTCGAAAGCCGTTAGGGATTTCGAAACAAGTCTAAAACACACTTCTTTCGAAAGCCGTTAGGGATTTCGAAACAAGTCTAAAACACACTTCTTTCGAAAGCCGTTAGGGATTTCGAAACAAGTCTAAAACACACTTCTTTCGAAAGCCGTTAGGGATTTCGAAACAAGTCTAAAACACACTTCTTTCGAAAGCCGTTAGGGATTTCGAAACAAGTCTAAAACACACTTCTTTCGAAAGCCGTTAGGGATTTCGAAACAAGTCTAAAACACACTTCTTTCGAAAGCCGTTAGGGATTTCGAAACAAGTCTAAAACACACTTCTTTCGAAAGCCGTTAGGGATTTCGAAACAAGTCTAAAGTCTTCCTTTTTGAAAAATCAAAGACAGATTTTGAAGTGTCAGTTCCGTTAGTGTTGATTTTATCTCTGTTTTAGCCAAATATTCCGCAAAGGCTGACCTATCATAGATTTCTTTTAGCTCTAACTCAAAGGTTTTGCTTAAGCCCATCGTTTCCAAATTATCAAGGGCAAGCATTCGAAAGTTTTCCTCATATTCGTTTTTTTCAATTTTCAGAGATTCAAGCGGGATGTCTCCATATAACCCAATCGCATGAAAGTCTTCAATTTCAACTAAGTCCCAAACTTTGAGCAGATCTATAGTTTCTTTTAGGAATATTAAAGGCAGAACTTTCTTTGTCCTTTCTGTAAGTTCTAGCTTTATTTCCTCTTGCATGAGATAGCCTCTTAAGCTTGACAGACTATAAATTTCTTTTTGCTGCAGATCGTCTGTTTTACTTAACCCAATCGCCTCCAAATTTGCAATCGCAAGGCTTCTAAGGCTTGTTTCGTATTCTTCGTTATTAAGTTGAAGATGATGGGGGGATATTTCACCATACAGGCCGATAGAGTGGTAGTCTCTAAGTTTACTTATAAACCATTCCTCGAAAAGGTCGAGAGTTTTTTCAAAATAAATCAGAGGAAGATTTTGAAGCGTTCTTTTTTTAAGCGCGGCTTGAATGTTTTTATCTGCTAAATAGCTTGCCAATACTTTTTTATTATAAATTTCTTTTTGCTGTAAGTCTTGTGTGCTGGCTAAATTAACCGCCGCCAAATTTGCAGCAGCGAGCTTTATAAGTCTTACTTGGCATTCGTTTTTATCAAGGGGAAGCTCCTTAAGAGCTATTCCTCCATAAATACCAAACTTATGGTAGTCTTCAATCCCGCAGATAGACCATTGTCCAATAAATTCTATAGTTTCATCAAAGAGGCTATCTTCAAAAATGATGCGATTTAGGATAGCAAGAAGGGCGCCGCCTGTTTGCTCTTGTGTTGATTTTTCAGTTAATCGCTTTAAGAAAATTTCATGTTCATGAAGCAAGTCTAAAAGAATTACATGCTGCGTTTCAGCTTTGGATAGAACCTCTTTAAACAAGTCTTTAAATAAATGGAAGGTTTCGATTTTTAAACGGACATGCTGTCTTAAAGAATAAATTTCTTGTAAATCTAACGAAGAGAGATTGTTGCCGGAGAAGGATCTAAATTTTTCGGCATAAGCATCGATCCTGTCTCTTAAAAAATTAGAAGAGAGGACGAGCTCTTTAGATAATTTCTGAAATCTGCATTCGGCAAGTTTGGGCCTTCTTTCCTTAAAGTGCTTAAACAACAAATTAAGTTCAGAGATTCTATCTTCAGAGGCGCTTACGACAGCTAGAAAAACCTCACCTTTTAGCGAACAAAGAGTGATCGCTAATTTTTCAAAAACCGTCTCATCTCTTAAAAATTGGGTGATTAACGAGAGTACTTGAGTTTGCTCACAAATTCTTGCTGCCGCAGTTATTTCTTTTAATCCGGGAAGCTTTTTAAAAGCAGCCGCTAAATGCTCTTCCCAATTGGGGCCAAAACTTGGTAAAAGGTAGGTAAAAGGTTTAACCTCAGGCATTTCTAAGCGAGGAAAACAAGAATAGTTTGGTTTATTTTGTTTTAAGCAACTAAGTTTTGAAAGGTCGCTTTCGCTTTTAGATTTCTTAAGCGTTTTTCGGGAAATCCTATTTTGTATCAGTCTTTTATTAAGAAGGCACGCCCGGGTCACGGCAAAAGGGGCTAAAGATCGAAAAACAGGGCTTGTTAAAGCTGCTAGTGCAATACTTGGAATAATTGGCAAAGATTGCTTTTTTTCAAAGTTGCCGCTTCTTATTTGTTCAATAGTTGGAGTTTCCAGCACTTTTTTAAGAAGATTTTCAAATTGATTAAAAGCAAGCTCTGTCTTTTCTGAAAAAAGCTTATCATCCATTAACCTAAGCTTCACGATAGCTAAATTAACATTTAAAATGGGCTCAACGATTTTCTTTAACCTTTCTAGTAGATAGCACCTTTCGTCATAACGCACCCTATCAAGCGTCTCATCTAAGCTTTGACGCCATTCTCTAAATAGATTTTTGAATTGCTTGTTTTTGTCTTGGGAACGGTTAAAAATATTGCTCCAGGATGATTTTTCTGCGCCTTTCTCTATTAAAGAAAGGACGTCTTTTCCCTCATCAAAAGCTCTAAGCTCCGGGAATAACTTTGAAAAATGATCTTCTTGATAACTTACAAAAGAATGGCCCCAGTTTCGGACTTGGGATCTAGAGCTTAAGTATAGGCCGGCTCTATATTGTTCTGTATCGCAGTTAATTGTAAGCGGATCATCGCCCCACATAACTTAAACCTCTTCTTTCTTGGTAATCAATAAAGTTTAAAATTTTCTTTTGTCTGATTGATATTTCTTATTCTTTATCGGATAAATATTTTTCGATAAAGCATTTAATTTTTTTTATTAACATTAGTTGATTTGATTATATTGATTTGAACCAAGTAAATAGTTGTTTGTTTACTATCTATTTAATAATTCGTAAAGAATGATCCTTGCCATGATAAAATCTAGACAGTAACTTAAAAAAAAGATTAAGTTTAAGTTTTGGATCTGATGGAAAATTTTGCTCATGAAATTTATTTTTGCCTTTTTTCTCTTGTTATCAGGGTCTCTTATTTCCTCGGAAAGAGAGAGTTTTGCGAGGAGCAAGGAAGAAAGCTTATTTTTTTTACAGCTAATTGATTATGAGGCGTATGATGAGGCATGGGAAGAAAGTTCGCCTATCTTTAAAGAGCTTTACCCAAAAAGAGAGTGGATTCGTTCGCTTGATAAAGAACGTTTGCCTTACGGGAAACCGGTTGCAAGAAAGATGACTAACCAGCTTCGAAATGTGAATCCTAGATATTTTCCAAAAGGAACTTATATGATGTTCTCGTTTAGGACTCGATTTGAAAAAGGCATTGAGATCGATGAGCTTTTAAACTTAAAACAAGACAATCAAAATAATTGGAAAGTCGTTACTTATTATTTTCAGAAGGGTTGGAATCCTGGGGATGGTTGGAATCCGAATGAATGATGTGAATCTCTCTTTTCGGGACGGGAATCACAATCTTTTCATTATTAAGAGCTGTTTCAATAGCCCAAAGATAGTCTGAAGAGGCTTTACCGAATCGTTTTGTGTATTGCTCTGAAACCCAAACCACAAGCTCGAATTCAAGGCCGTTTTCTCCAAGATTAAGAAGCCTTACTTGAGGCTCCGGGATGCCAATTCTAGCAAGAGTATGAGGTACTTTTTTAGCAGCTTCCACAACCACTTTCTGAACAAGCTCCTTATCTGTTCCATACGCTGTTTTAAAGGGAATATGAAAACGCCTGTAAGGGCTTTTCATGGTCCAGTTTAGAACCTTCGAGCTTATGATTTCAGAATTCGGGATTAAGACATCAATGCCGTCATTGTCTGTAATAACGGTATTTCGAACATTGATTTCCCGAATTTCTCCTTTAAGTCCCGATTCAAGTTCGATATAATCTCCGACCTTCAGATGGCTTTCAAAAAGAATAATGATTCCCGAAATAAAGTTATTAAATATCGATTGGAGGCCAAAACCTAGACCCACCCCAAGCGCGCCTGCAACAAGTAAGAAGTTGGAAAAATCAAACCCGAGAGTCGAAAGGGCAAAAAGCATTCCGATAGCAAGGAGAAGATAATTAATAAGCCTTGTAATACGATAAACGAGAGATTTTTTTATGCCTCGCCGATTGATGGCAAGATTGGTTAGAGCTCTTAAAACAATTCTTGAAAGCCAAATGGTTGCAAAAATAATAAAGATAAATTGCAGGATATTTAAAAGCGTGACAGGGTTTTTACCGATATAAAATAGCTCTTTTTTAAAGCTATCCTGAAAAGATTTCCAAATTCTTTTTCCAAAATCTAAAATATCCTGGAGCCATCTCTCACTGGCAGCGCTTTTTAAAGAAACTTGCTTTTCTAAAAGGGTATTTATAAAAAGAGTGTCTTCCATCTCATTCTTTAATTTTTGGATAAGAAGAAGGTTATCTTGAGCGGTTTTTAATATATTGCGCTGCTTTTGATTAAACCCTTCAGAGGAGGTTTCAAGCGGCTCTTGAGAGAGAAGCCCGCCAAGCCTTTGAATTTGTCTTTCTGATAATAATTGCCATTCAAGCGATTTTTTTCTTATGGTGTTTAACTTAGCTCTATTAGAGTAGATGATTTTCCGAATCTCTTGCAAATTGAGGGATTGACTTGAGAGAATGACTTTACTCAAATAATATTCAGAAGAGGCAAGCAACGCTTGATTGTGTAATAAAGCTTCATTTATTTCAGCGCGATCTTCTTCAATTGAAGCAAGCAAGCTTGTTTCAGCATCGTTTTGGGATTCGGAGAGGATTCTTGTTTCTTTAGCTTCAGCTTGCCTTAGAAGTTCTTTCGATAAAATCCATTTTTTTTCTATCTCTTCAAGTTTAGAAAAGAAAGCGTCGCTTTGCTCTTCTGTGCTGAATAAGTTGGCATTGGCATTATTAAGACTTGCCTCTAAAAGGGAGATCGTTTTTTCTTTTTCAAGAGCCCTCTCATTTAAATTGATAAATTTCAATCGGGTAAGCTCTAAAGTAAGCTTCTCTAAAAAAAGTTGAATGCCTGAGACAAGCTTAGCTTCAGAAGGTTCTTTGATAGACTCATAAGTTCTTTTTTGCTTGATAAAAGCATCCTGCAAAGAAGCGAGCTCTTCTTTACTGTCTACAAGGTCATCTTGAATATTTTTTAATTCGATTTCGAGCGTTCGAATAGTTCTTTCTATCGTTAAGGCCTCTTCGATGGAATAGGTTGATAAAATAAGGGGAGGGGCTGTTTTCTGCGATGTTTTTGCTTCTAAAAGTTGTTCATAGGATTTTAGATTTAGAGCAATTTTCTCGATGATGGGCTTTAAAATTTTACTTGAGTCTTGAGACACTTCCTGCAAAAGAGTCTTTAATTCCTCTAGTAATTTTATATTTTGATTTTTGAATTCGGCTATAGTTGATATTTTAAAATAATTGTCGAGATTCTCAATGTTTAAATCGAGAAAATTAAAAGGCGCTTCTGAAACAGGCTTTAAAGGGGAGGTTTCTTTCTCAATGGCTTCATCTGAAAATCCCTTAAATTCAATAAAAAGGGATAGGCAAAGTAAAATGATGAAAGTCAATTTTCTCATAGATAAAAGGGAGGCCTTTTCCAATAAAAATAGTATTTTAGAGAAATACAACCAAGCTGGCCATTACCTCTCTTTTTTAAGCTGGCACGAGTAATCGAATCCTGTGTATACTTTGCAATAAATCTTTTAAAGCTAAAAGAAAAAATTTTAATTTAAGCCTTTCGGAGACTGAAAATGGATATTCTTGTGGTCGGAACAGGGTATGTCGGACTTGTTACAGGAACTTGCATGGCTGAAATGGGCCATAAGGTGATCTGCATCGATATCAATAAGCGGAAAATCGATGACTTAAAACAAGGAAAAGTGCCTATTTTCGAACCGGGTCTTGAAGAAATGCTTAGGCGTAATCAAGCCGCAAAAAGGCTTCATTTTTCAACGGATTACGACGAGGCTTTGGCACGCTCTTTTGTCTGTTTTATCACGGTCGATACACCGATTAGCGCTGAAGGGACGGCTAATTTATCCCAGCTTGATGCCGCATTGGAAACCATCGCAGAAAAAATGGTTGAAAAAAAAATTATCGTATTAAAATCAACTGTTCCCGTTGGGACAGCCGAACATGCCAAAAAGCTCATTTCCAATATTTTAGAAAGTCGTGGAGTTGAGATTCCTTTTGAGGTCATTTCAAACCCTGAATTTTTAAAAGAAGGGAATGCGATCAATGATTGTCTAAAACCTGATCGCGTTGTGATCGGAGTTGAATCGGAAGAGGCGCTTGAAATTATGAGAGAGATTTATGCGCCCTTTATGATTTCAAGGGAAAGACTCATTATTATGGATATCAAATCTGCCGAGATTACCAAATATGCGGCAAACATGATGCTAGCTTTAAGAATTTCTTTCATGAACGAGCTATCCGAGTATTGTGAAAAAATGGATGCCAACATTGATAAGGTGCGGCTTGGAATAGGTTCAGACCATCGTATCGGCTATCATTTTCTATATGCAGGAGTAGGTTTCGGTGGCTCTTGTCTTCCAAAAGACATTAAGGCCTTTAAAGCTCATGCCGAGCATAATGAAATACCGGTTGATATTGTATCTGCAATCGATGCCGCAAATGAGAGGCAAAAAAGAAAAATGTTTAAGAAGATTAAAGATTA
It encodes:
- a CDS encoding TMEM14 family protein, giving the protein MKDNLCDRPLLVLFLSYGALILTGGLIGYILKNSMPSLISGTLFSFFIFALSLFYWKNRPVALKGLVVIASFLFLFFCYRYSHSFQFFPAGMMAILSLFMLVMTYFRNKTRWPSKPLNQTK
- a CDS encoding dienelactone hydrolase family protein, coding for MQESNLEYTVGNQSFKGFLITHEGLAKKPPAILIVPTWKGMDSFAINKARQVAKLGYTAFVADVFGNGKSAADEKEAFNFISPLFVDRKLLRERIQGSFEALKKSPFVDPDLIGAIGYCFGGLTVLELLRSGSPVKGVVSFHGVLGYHLADLAATPIPNAENIKASALILHGDEDPLVTEEDLLNLKNEFRKLHIDWQLIIYGGTAHSFTNPDAHDPENGMLYNPEVDKRSWSEMRLFFMNVFRGNV
- a CDS encoding DUF4019 domain-containing protein — protein: MKFIFAFFLLLSGSLISSERESFARSKEESLFFLQLIDYEAYDEAWEESSPIFKELYPKREWIRSLDKERLPYGKPVARKMTNQLRNVNPRYFPKGTYMMFSFRTRFEKGIEIDELLNLKQDNQNNWKVVTYYFQKGWNPGDGWNPNE
- a CDS encoding mechanosensitive ion channel domain-containing protein, which translates into the protein MRKLTFIILLCLSLFIEFKGFSDEAIEKETSPLKPVSEAPFNFLDLNIENLDNYFKISTIAEFKNQNIKLLEELKTLLQEVSQDSSKILKPIIEKIALNLKSYEQLLEAKTSQKTAPPLILSTYSIEEALTIERTIRTLEIELKNIQDDLVDSKEELASLQDAFIKQKRTYESIKEPSEAKLVSGIQLFLEKLTLELTRLKFINLNERALEKEKTISLLEASLNNANANLFSTEEQSDAFFSKLEEIEKKWILSKELLRQAEAKETRILSESQNDAETSLLASIEEDRAEINEALLHNQALLASSEYYLSKVILSSQSLNLQEIRKIIYSNRAKLNTIRKKSLEWQLLSERQIQRLGGLLSQEPLETSSEGFNQKQRNILKTAQDNLLLIQKLKNEMEDTLFINTLLEKQVSLKSAASERWLQDILDFGKRIWKSFQDSFKKELFYIGKNPVTLLNILQFIFIIFATIWLSRIVLRALTNLAINRRGIKKSLVYRITRLINYLLLAIGMLFALSTLGFDFSNFLLVAGALGVGLGFGLQSIFNNFISGIIILFESHLKVGDYIELESGLKGEIREINVRNTVITDNDGIDVLIPNSEIISSKVLNWTMKSPYRRFHIPFKTAYGTDKELVQKVVVEAAKKVPHTLARIGIPEPQVRLLNLGENGLEFELVVWVSEQYTKRFGKASSDYLWAIETALNNEKIVIPVPKREIHIIHSDSNHPQDSNPSENNK
- a CDS encoding UDP-glucose dehydrogenase family protein, coding for MDILVVGTGYVGLVTGTCMAEMGHKVICIDINKRKIDDLKQGKVPIFEPGLEEMLRRNQAAKRLHFSTDYDEALARSFVCFITVDTPISAEGTANLSQLDAALETIAEKMVEKKIIVLKSTVPVGTAEHAKKLISNILESRGVEIPFEVISNPEFLKEGNAINDCLKPDRVVIGVESEEALEIMREIYAPFMISRERLIIMDIKSAEITKYAANMMLALRISFMNELSEYCEKMDANIDKVRLGIGSDHRIGYHFLYAGVGFGGSCLPKDIKAFKAHAEHNEIPVDIVSAIDAANERQKRKMFKKIKDYFSDLLGLKGKTFAILGLSFKPDTDDMREAPSLTLIDDLKKSGAFCRLFDPVASAKAKELLEPSPLIYFAESEEDAAKGADAIVLITEWKQFRFLDFEKIIPSMKGRAFFDGRNQQNPEKITQLGMDYISIGKKTFFSNQPLLGISHK